DNA from Desulfuromonas sp. AOP6:
GATGGGCAAAGCTTTTTCCCATTCGGACACGGGCTTCCAACTCCCGCTCAATGCTCAGCCCTCCCGGCAGATGGGTCAGGGGATTGGCGTCAAGTCGCACCTGCTCAAGCTCTCTTAGCTTGACCGCCATGGCGGCGAATTCGCGGGCGAGGTCGCCAAATTCATCCTTGGCGTGGATGTCTGGCTGGTGGTCAAAACTGCCGGCGGCTATGGCGTGTGTCGCCTGCACCAGTTTTTTGATAGACCGATGGATACTGAGAATAACCGTCAGAGCCACGGGCCCAGACAGAAAAAGTCCCATGAAGGTCAGGATGACAGCGACCTGATAGGCACGGGAGCTGTCTGCAGAAAAAGCGACGAGAGAGTTGTCGATGGTGTTTTCCTGCTGTTCGATCAGGGCGTCGAATTGGTCAATAATGCTGGAGCGCAGGGGGGCCAGGGTCTGGCGCGAAAAGCGTTCCGCCTCTTGCCAGGCCTGGGCCTTGAGGTAGCCGTTGCCTCTGAGCCGCTCTTCCTGGTAATTGGCCATTACCTCCGAGATGGCGACAAAGTCGATTTCCAGCGGCAGCGCGGCCAGATCCTTCCATAGGGCGTCCGCCTCCTCCTGACGGAAATTCAGGAGGGCTTGGATTTCAACGTCTTTTAGAATCAACAGTTGTTTCTCAAGTCGATCCTGGGTCAGTAGATTCTGCCGGAGATTTCGAGAGAGGTTGAGGGCATTGAAATCGACGGATACCAGTTTTTCCGAGCGGGTGGTCTGGGTGTGGAGACTGGCAAGAGCATAGATAATGGCTGTCAGGGTAAAAATGACAACAAGCAGATA
Protein-coding regions in this window:
- a CDS encoding diguanylate cyclase codes for the protein MTVTKRVAAGYLLVVIFTLTAIIYALASLHTQTTRSEKLVSVDFNALNLSRNLRQNLLTQDRLEKQLLILKDVEIQALLNFRQEEADALWKDLAALPLEIDFVAISEVMANYQEERLRGNGYLKAQAWQEAERFSRQTLAPLRSSIIDQFDALIEQQENTIDNSLVAFSADSSRAYQVAVILTFMGLFLSGPVALTVILSIHRSIKKLVQATHAIAAGSFDHQPDIHAKDEFGDLAREFAAMAVKLRELEQVRLDANPLTHLPGGLSIERELEARVRMGKSFAHLYLDLDHFKPFGDRYGYKTGSDVIAFVGDVINDTVRQEGTPEDLVGHIGGDDYVVITEPELAEPIAKKVIERFDREVPRFYTEEDRRNGFFFGKDRFGIERQFPILTLSIAIICSNNLESPSSLAISRECANIKDHLKKMPGSNYLINRRRNL